A portion of the bacterium genome contains these proteins:
- the leuS gene encoding leucine--tRNA ligase produces the protein MKRYNPSQIEPKWQKIWDDAKIYQVEADPSKEKMYISGMFPYPSGAGLHTGHARSYTIVDSIARFYRQNGKNVLNPIGWDTFGLPAENYAIKTGISPQQATKENIANFKKQFKRLGISIDWNREINTSDPEYYRWTQWIFREMYKKGLAYRKNSYQWWCETDKTVLANEQVESGKCWRCGNEVSKKEMTQWFFKITEYADELLADIDNLDWPEKIKTMQRNWIGKSEGAEIEFEIAGGNKKGEKIKVFTTRPDTVFGATFLTLAPEHGLLEVISAPDNLSEVKKYKDAALKKSEIERQENKQKTGLFTGNYAINPANGKHIPIWTSDYVLGGYGEGAVMGVPAHDERDFEFAEKFNLELVEVIEKSSDFTEKCYGGEGKLINSGQFNGQDSVEASSKIISWLEEKGVARAKTTYKMRDWLISRQRYWGCPIPIAYDEDGNEYLIPEEDLPVVLPNLTDFKPDDSGKSALAKSPEFMNVEVNGKKLRRETDTMDGYACSSWYLLRYADPANYGKAWDPEKVNYWAPVDYYVGGDHAVAHLLYVRFWTHVFRDLGLTDFAEPVKKLLYHGYINAEDGSKMSKSKGNTIDPLEIIDQGYGADALRTYEMFIAPYELDAAWDPRGIAGVYRFLNRVWVLNQEFLNEEDLPETSSNFDQVQKIQHKFIKKITEDFRRESLNTAVAGLMELTNELYKLKLAGFSKEWKEVLESLLKMLAPFAPHISSELWEQLGNPDFIEHSGWPTWNEDLLKADKIQIIVQVNGKLRGKIEVSPQISKEEILTLAKAEENVAKHLAEKTIVKEIFVPNKLINLVVK, from the coding sequence ATGAAACGATACAATCCAAGCCAAATCGAGCCAAAATGGCAAAAAATCTGGGATGACGCCAAGATCTACCAAGTTGAGGCTGACCCATCAAAAGAAAAAATGTATATTTCTGGAATGTTTCCGTATCCGAGTGGTGCGGGACTTCATACAGGGCATGCACGTAGTTACACTATCGTTGATTCTATCGCGCGATTCTATCGTCAGAATGGTAAAAATGTCTTAAATCCTATCGGTTGGGATACTTTTGGTTTACCAGCAGAAAATTATGCGATTAAAACTGGAATTTCGCCTCAGCAAGCAACTAAAGAGAATATCGCTAATTTCAAAAAACAATTCAAGCGCTTGGGGATTTCTATCGATTGGAATCGCGAGATCAACACTTCTGACCCAGAATATTACCGTTGGACGCAGTGGATTTTTAGAGAAATGTACAAAAAAGGCTTGGCGTATCGAAAAAACTCCTATCAATGGTGGTGCGAAACGGATAAGACTGTGCTCGCTAATGAGCAGGTTGAAAGTGGAAAGTGCTGGCGTTGCGGTAATGAAGTTTCAAAAAAGGAAATGACACAATGGTTTTTCAAAATTACTGAATATGCGGACGAACTTCTTGCAGACATCGACAATCTCGATTGGCCAGAAAAAATTAAAACTATGCAGCGCAACTGGATTGGTAAGTCTGAAGGTGCCGAGATTGAGTTTGAGATTGCTGGTGGCAACAAAAAGGGTGAAAAAATCAAGGTTTTCACCACGCGTCCAGATACGGTTTTTGGTGCAACTTTTTTGACATTGGCTCCAGAACATGGTCTTTTAGAAGTTATTTCTGCGCCAGATAATTTATCGGAAGTCAAAAAATACAAGGACGCTGCTCTTAAAAAATCAGAGATTGAGCGCCAAGAAAACAAGCAAAAGACAGGTTTATTTACCGGAAATTATGCCATAAATCCAGCAAATGGCAAGCATATACCGATCTGGACTAGTGATTATGTTCTTGGCGGCTACGGCGAAGGCGCAGTTATGGGCGTTCCTGCTCACGATGAGCGAGATTTTGAATTTGCTGAAAAATTCAACTTGGAACTTGTTGAAGTTATCGAAAAGTCTTCCGATTTTACTGAAAAATGCTACGGTGGTGAGGGAAAGTTGATAAATTCTGGGCAATTCAACGGGCAAGATTCTGTTGAGGCTTCTTCGAAAATAATTTCTTGGCTCGAAGAAAAGGGCGTTGCCCGCGCTAAAACAACCTACAAAATGCGAGACTGGCTGATTTCTCGTCAGCGATATTGGGGATGCCCAATTCCGATTGCTTATGATGAGGATGGCAACGAGTATCTGATTCCAGAAGAAGATTTGCCAGTTGTCTTGCCGAATTTAACAGATTTCAAACCAGATGACTCTGGAAAATCTGCCCTCGCCAAGTCGCCAGAATTTATGAATGTTGAAGTTAACGGCAAAAAACTTCGTCGCGAAACTGACACTATGGACGGCTATGCTTGCTCGAGTTGGTATCTTTTACGCTACGCCGACCCAGCCAATTATGGCAAGGCTTGGGATCCGGAAAAAGTCAATTATTGGGCCCCAGTCGATTATTATGTTGGCGGTGACCACGCAGTTGCTCACCTCTTGTATGTGCGATTCTGGACGCATGTTTTCCGCGATTTAGGCTTGACAGATTTTGCGGAACCGGTTAAAAAATTGCTCTACCATGGCTATATTAACGCTGAAGACGGCTCCAAGATGTCCAAGAGTAAGGGTAATACTATCGACCCACTCGAAATCATCGACCAAGGCTACGGCGCTGACGCACTTAGAACTTACGAGATGTTTATCGCACCTTATGAACTCGATGCCGCTTGGGATCCGCGAGGTATCGCAGGCGTCTATCGATTCTTGAATCGTGTTTGGGTGTTAAATCAAGAATTTTTGAATGAAGAAGATTTGCCGGAAACTTCATCCAATTTCGATCAAGTTCAAAAAATTCAGCACAAATTCATTAAGAAAATCACGGAAGATTTTCGTCGAGAGAGTCTCAACACGGCGGTTGCTGGCTTGATGGAGTTGACTAATGAACTCTATAAGTTGAAGTTGGCTGGATTTTCCAAGGAGTGGAAAGAGGTTCTCGAAAGCCTTCTCAAGATGCTTGCGCCATTTGCGCCGCATATTTCGAGCGAACTCTGGGAGCAACTTGGCAACCCTGACTTTATCGAGCATTCTGGCTGGCCAACTTGGAATGAAGATTTGTTGAAGGCTGATAAGATCCAGATTATTGTTCAAGTTAACGGAAAACTTCGTGGGAAGATTGAAGTTTCTCCACAAATTTCAAAAGAAGAAATTCTAACGCTCGCAAAAGCAGAAGAAAATGTAGCCAAACATTTGGCGGAAAAGACAATCGTTAAAGAAATTTTTGTTCCTAACAAACTTATAAACTTGGTTGTAAAATAA
- the ligA gene encoding NAD-dependent DNA ligase LigA translates to MHTADKTRYADLVRLLNQYSFEYHTLDAPSVSDAVYDSLFSELKKIEAESPELISPNSPSQRVGNAVKGGFEKVTHSTRMLSLNDVFSKEEVSAWFERIKKLDPSLEEDFFADIKMDGLACSLIYENGEFSRAVTRGDSFVGEDVSGNVRTIKNVPMFLPEVESFNVGRTEIRGEIVILKDDFENLNQFRRRSGEPEFANPRNLAAGTIRQLDPKIASLRPLKFIAYDILRESQDDILTNSQAYEILTKLGFSRNSQAEKIFGVKNLFEFISKWENERETLPFNTDGLVIKINDRQKFASLGIVGKQPRGAVAFKYAAEEAVAVVEDIVISVGRTGAATPVAVFEPVQLAGTTVKHASLHNADEIARLDVRIGDTVVVFKAGDIIPKVSRVLTELRKDGAVKFNFENALAEQFPDAEFYRPEGEVVYRLKGANSDLILKKNLAFYASKQGLDIENLGEKNVNLLVENGLISSLADIYALQKAQLLALDRFAEVSAGKLIEAISKSKNPPLEKFIAALGIRHIGGETAKLLAEKFQNFEALKEASFDNFISVDGIGAKAAESILAWFLNEENLTMLEKMFSLGVKVQEFSTKKGGVLSGKNFVITGTLDGISREEMAKKIEDLGGRFQKSITRDTDFLLVGAKVGASKLAKAEKLGVEILAQELFNKMIDKENSSMSITRNANKLAVIFYNFYYRKGFISEEAFIISSEGRVEQSDEGLKVVIDEVFGMNHVGFQTAFRYLMNKGLILFANSQKTLDGSMAFVGLELSPRAIDIIENAIEKNGDPNFREEYGRVFGVNIESLLKIDNIESVFKGEFDISLFKSMFGI, encoded by the coding sequence ATGCATACCGCCGATAAAACTCGATATGCGGATTTGGTAAGATTGCTCAATCAATATTCTTTCGAGTATCATACTTTGGATGCGCCGAGTGTTTCTGACGCAGTTTATGATTCTCTTTTTTCTGAATTGAAAAAGATTGAAGCGGAAAGTCCGGAGTTAATTTCGCCAAATTCGCCTTCGCAAAGAGTTGGAAATGCGGTGAAGGGCGGTTTCGAAAAAGTTACCCATTCTACTCGAATGCTCAGTCTTAACGATGTTTTTTCGAAAGAAGAAGTCTCGGCGTGGTTTGAGCGCATTAAAAAACTCGATCCTTCGCTCGAAGAAGATTTTTTTGCTGATATCAAGATGGACGGTCTCGCCTGTTCGCTGATTTACGAAAATGGCGAATTTTCCCGCGCCGTGACTCGTGGCGATAGTTTTGTTGGCGAGGACGTTTCCGGTAATGTTAGAACTATTAAGAACGTGCCGATGTTTTTGCCAGAAGTCGAGAGTTTTAATGTTGGCAGGACGGAAATCCGTGGCGAGATTGTTATTTTGAAGGATGATTTTGAGAATCTCAATCAGTTCAGGCGGCGCAGTGGCGAGCCGGAATTTGCCAATCCGCGCAACTTGGCGGCTGGGACGATTCGTCAACTTGACCCAAAGATTGCGTCTCTCCGTCCGCTAAAATTTATCGCATACGATATTTTGCGAGAAAGTCAAGATGATATTTTGACCAATTCACAGGCGTATGAGATTTTAACTAAACTCGGCTTTTCTCGAAATTCACAAGCAGAAAAGATCTTTGGCGTTAAAAATTTATTCGAATTTATCTCGAAATGGGAAAATGAAAGAGAAACTTTGCCATTCAACACTGATGGCTTGGTGATTAAAATCAACGACCGCCAGAAATTCGCTTCTCTTGGAATTGTTGGAAAGCAGCCTCGTGGTGCGGTGGCATTCAAATATGCCGCGGAAGAGGCCGTGGCTGTGGTTGAAGACATTGTGATTTCAGTTGGTCGGACTGGTGCGGCTACACCTGTTGCGGTTTTTGAGCCGGTTCAACTCGCTGGGACGACTGTTAAGCATGCCAGCCTCCATAATGCGGATGAAATTGCGCGCCTTGATGTTCGTATCGGCGATACGGTTGTGGTTTTTAAGGCAGGGGATATTATTCCCAAAGTTTCTCGTGTATTGACAGAACTTCGAAAAGATGGTGCCGTTAAGTTTAATTTCGAAAATGCTCTCGCAGAACAATTTCCTGACGCGGAGTTTTATCGACCTGAAGGTGAGGTTGTTTACAGATTAAAGGGCGCCAATTCTGATCTAATTTTGAAGAAAAACTTGGCTTTTTACGCATCTAAGCAGGGGCTTGACATTGAAAATCTAGGTGAGAAAAATGTGAATCTCCTTGTTGAAAATGGTCTAATTTCCAGCCTTGCCGATATTTACGCGCTACAAAAAGCACAACTTCTCGCGCTTGATCGATTTGCTGAGGTCTCGGCGGGCAAATTGATTGAGGCAATTTCGAAGAGCAAAAATCCGCCGCTTGAAAAATTCATCGCCGCGCTCGGAATTCGCCATATTGGCGGCGAAACTGCCAAACTCCTCGCGGAAAAATTCCAGAATTTTGAAGCACTCAAAGAGGCGAGTTTCGATAATTTTATTAGCGTTGATGGAATCGGGGCTAAGGCGGCTGAGAGTATTTTGGCGTGGTTTTTGAACGAAGAAAATTTGACAATGCTCGAAAAAATGTTTTCGCTGGGTGTTAAAGTTCAAGAATTTTCGACCAAAAAGGGAGGAGTTTTAAGCGGTAAAAACTTTGTGATTACGGGAACTTTGGATGGAATTTCTCGCGAAGAAATGGCAAAAAAGATTGAAGATTTGGGCGGAAGATTCCAAAAATCCATTACACGCGATACGGATTTCTTGCTGGTGGGCGCAAAAGTTGGCGCCTCAAAACTTGCAAAGGCAGAAAAACTAGGAGTGGAGATTTTGGCGCAAGAGCTATTTAATAAAATGATTGATAAGGAGAATAGTAGTATGTCTATAACTAGAAATGCGAATAAGCTTGCTGTAATTTTTTATAATTTTTATTATAGGAAGGGATTTATCTCGGAAGAAGCATTTATCATAAGTTCTGAAGGTAGGGTAGAACAGTCTGACGAAGGGTTGAAAGTTGTCATTGATGAAGTATTTGGTATGAATCATGTGGGATTTCAAACAGCCTTTAGATATTTAATGAATAAGGGTTTGATATTGTTCGCGAATAGTCAAAAGACTCTGGACGGAAGTATGGCATTTGTGGGCCTTGAGCTGTCTCCAAGGGCTATTGATATTATAGAGAATGCCATAGAAAAGAACGGCGATCCTAATTTTAGAGAGGAATATGGAAGAGTTTTTGGTGTGAATATTGAAAGCTTGCTTAAAATTGATAATATAGAATCCGTCTTTAAGGGGGAGTTCGACATATCTTTGTTTAAATCTATGTTTGGTATATAG
- a CDS encoding M48 family metalloprotease, with translation MYSSISKNKRMTVVIFTMFIAIISGIGLFFALASKNMSVFWWALIGSLIYAGVEYAFSSKIALAMTGAQEVTHSQAPQLYAAVETISITAGLPMPKVYIIDDPAPNAFAAGTKPENSLVCVTTGLLDIMDKSELEAVIAHEIGHIKNYDVRLSMAAVALTASIGFLADIAIRIVFRDDKDSKNAVMMIVGLIFAIISPILAAIVRMAISREREYLADATAVMLTRYPEGMIGALEKLRDYSRPMARQSSTVSGLFISNTLEKGFFSNLFSTHPPLEKRIMRLKQNAGRF, from the coding sequence ATGTATAGTTCGATCTCTAAAAATAAACGAATGACTGTTGTGATTTTTACAATGTTTATTGCGATTATTTCAGGAATCGGACTATTTTTTGCGCTTGCTTCAAAAAACATGTCCGTATTTTGGTGGGCATTGATCGGGTCGCTTATTTATGCCGGCGTGGAATATGCTTTTTCAAGCAAAATTGCGCTTGCTATGACGGGAGCGCAAGAGGTTACACACAGCCAAGCCCCCCAACTTTACGCTGCAGTTGAAACTATTTCTATCACCGCTGGGCTTCCTATGCCTAAGGTCTATATTATCGATGATCCTGCGCCCAATGCTTTTGCTGCTGGAACTAAGCCAGAAAATTCTTTAGTTTGTGTAACGACTGGTCTTCTTGATATTATGGATAAAAGTGAACTCGAGGCGGTCATCGCCCACGAGATTGGCCATATTAAAAATTATGATGTTCGTCTATCTATGGCGGCTGTGGCTTTGACTGCATCGATTGGATTCTTGGCTGATATTGCGATCAGGATTGTCTTTAGGGACGATAAAGATTCTAAGAACGCTGTAATGATGATTGTTGGTCTTATTTTTGCGATTATTTCACCAATTTTGGCGGCGATTGTAAGGATGGCGATTTCGCGAGAGCGTGAGTATTTGGCGGATGCTACGGCTGTTATGTTGACTCGTTATCCAGAAGGGATGATTGGGGCACTCGAAAAGTTGCGAGATTATTCTCGCCCAATGGCGCGTCAATCAAGCACTGTTTCTGGCCTGTTTATTTCTAATACGCTTGAAAAAGGCTTTTTTTCTAACTTGTTCTCAACTCACCCACCCCTTGAAAAACGCATTATGCGACTTAAACAAAATGCAGGAAGATTTTAA
- a CDS encoding LemA family protein translates to MEIVLIVIAVLAVVVGLYIWAQYNGLVKLNERVEEAWSDIAVQLKYRADLIPNVVSTVKGYAAHESKVFEDVSDARSRLMGAGNNVAEASKAESELSGALSRLMMISESYPELKANSNFLQLQSQLQEIEDKIQGARRFYNAGVRDLNIKIKVFPTNIFAKKLGFEKREFFEVADRSTVENAPEVQF, encoded by the coding sequence ATGGAAATTGTATTAATTGTAATTGCTGTTTTGGCGGTAGTTGTAGGTCTCTACATCTGGGCACAATATAATGGTCTCGTAAAATTGAATGAGCGGGTCGAAGAAGCATGGAGTGATATTGCTGTTCAGTTGAAGTACCGTGCGGATTTGATTCCGAATGTAGTTTCAACTGTAAAAGGCTATGCTGCTCACGAAAGTAAAGTTTTTGAAGATGTATCTGACGCGCGAAGTCGCCTAATGGGCGCAGGCAACAATGTCGCTGAGGCTTCTAAAGCGGAAAGTGAATTATCTGGCGCGCTCTCTCGCTTGATGATGATCTCTGAGAGTTATCCAGAATTGAAGGCTAACTCAAATTTCCTTCAACTTCAAAGCCAACTTCAAGAAATTGAAGACAAAATTCAAGGCGCTCGCCGATTTTATAATGCTGGCGTTCGAGATTTGAATATCAAAATCAAAGTTTTTCCAACTAATATTTTTGCTAAAAAACTTGGCTTTGAAAAGCGAGAATTTTTCGAAGTTGCTGATCGCTCTACTGTCGAAAATGCGCCCGAAGTTCAATTTTAG